tcttttttggcattgCGGAGCTTATACATTCCTGCAACAGGTCATCTTCAGAGTCAATACTAAGAGAACTGAGAGAACTGTTTCTTGAGAAACAAACTGGGGTATCTTCAACATGAAACGATTTTGGAGCATAGCCTGATGCTTGAGGTTTACTTGGTTCTCTCTGTGAATCAGGGGGCTCAGTCTCTTTGATAggttcattttctttattgttgttgttttcttggtCAATGTCACTGAGAGAACTCAGAGAGGAATTATGAGAAAAGCAAACTGGAGTATTTTCAATAGCAAAATTCTGCAATTTTTCATCAGTTGCTGCCCCTCTGTCTGGTATGTCTTTGGATGACTGGGGAAAAGTGGATTGCTTCTGCAGTATGGGTTTAAGCTGACCTCGATTTATTGGATGCTTTGCAATAGCTTGTGTCTTACTAGCTGACTGTTGGTTGGAGGTTAGTTCTGTGTGGCTGGTAACTTTAGCTTCTgattccttattttctttcaccTTTCTTAATTCAGCCTTTTCCCTGGAAAggtcaacatcatcatcatcaaaatcTAGAGAACTCAAAGAATCATTTCGTGAAAAACAGTAAGGAGTTCCTTCAATAGGTGTGTAATGATGAGGTGAATCAAAAGCAAAACTTCCTCTGACTCTATCTTCATTATTTGGGAGCTTATCATTGAAGTCCttggaattatttttcaaattctgtttctttgaaTCTTTGTTGTCTGAGAAAACTCTCTCagcatttaaattattctttgagTCTGCATTTTTTCTTATACGTGTCCGATATTCAGTATTTTGTGGTATAGGTTTTACTGGTGaagttggtttctttttcttaccaTCTAACTGATTTTTGTTGGTTGCAGAAGAGGACGCAGATGCTTGCTGGACCTGGTCCATTATCTTTTTCACACGGAAAGGCTTGTGACTTTTCCCTTTGGGCATAGCAGAATTAATGCATTCTGCAAGAATATCACCTTCCTCTGCTTTATTGTCATCCAATTCAGGTATGGTTACAGATGAGGTTTTTCCTCCTTGAGCCTCATCTGTACTTCTGCCTTCTGTAGGAATGGTATCTCGTTTTTCAAATTCACCTGACTGTGCCCCTGCTCTAACTCCTTCTCCAGCAGCTAACTCATTTGGAGGGGATTCTATTGTTAGATCACTTAGAGATGTAGCTGTGGAGAAGTTTATAGGTGTCCCTTCTACACAATACACTCGTGGCATATCATCTCCCGGTGTAAAACTAACATGCTTTTGGGGTTGCAACCTGTTTTGTGATGGTAGAAGTTTGTACACAGGCAGCTGACTTGGTTTCCTTGCCACAGGTGGAGGTAATTTTGAAGCAGTCTGGGCTGGCTTTTTTGCTTTACGTGATGACTTTGTTGGCATGGCAGAAATAATACATTCTTCTAGTATTTCAATATCATCATCATCTGAATCATCTAATAGGTCCTTTTCAGAATCAATAgttttttctgcctctttctcttggTTTTCATTTGATTCTTTAGGTTGCTCTGATTCTGTTTCATTCCCATTGTCATTTTCCTGAACTGGAGGCATTATTCTTAATTCCACATCTTTCTGTATAAATGGCTCATCAAGGCTCAGAGCACTCAGGCTAGATGAACAAGAAAATCCATCTGGAGTACTTTCCGTGGCAAAGTGTAATAAAGTATCAGCATCTGGAAGAACCTGGACCCTCTGAACTGCAGCATTTACTGCAGCTTGCTTAGGTCCACTCTCTCTCTTTTCGGCAgtaggtgttttatttttaggtaCTTCTCGCTTGGTTTGGGCTGTTTGAGGAGGTGGTGGAGGGGTTTTACTTCTGCTTGGTGGCATGGTTTGTCCAGGGCTATCTGGAAGATCACTGGGGCTTATAATGCCACTTACCATTCCACTGCATGGTTCACTCTGAACGGAGCTGGCAATCGAACGACTCTCAAAACTATCAAGTGAACTGACAGAAGTACATCTGCTAAACATAAGTGGAGTCTCCTGAACATAGTGTTCAGGTGGACTTTTGGGTGTCTGAGCACCACTTTTGGAGGGAGATTTTGCTCCTGAAGAAAATTCAACAGCTTTGTGCCTGGTTGATTCTGAAGATAAACTAGAACCCTGCAGTCTGCTGGATTTGGTTCTAGTGTGCTGCGACACTGCTGGAACTTCGCTTACAGGGTCTTCAGTTGACCTAGTTCCAATCTTGTCTTTTACTTCTGCTATTTGCAGGGTATTAGCAGAATCTGCTTCCTGTGTCGTCTGATCACATCCTATTTCATCTTCAGCTGATGACAAAGATGATAATGAACTACATCTTGAAAAACATATTGGAGTATCTTCTACACAATAAGTCTGTATTGTTTCTTGGTTAATAGAAGAAACTTTACAAGTGGCAGCCTTTTGAGTCTGACCACTTCTACTCTGTGCCGAACTTGGATGGAGCTGATTCTGCCTCTTGGCATTAGATGAAGGTGTGGACGTATTCTCACTGCTTGAAGAGATATGTTCAGTTTTAGTGCTTTGTCCAGATGAACTCTTTGAGAATGAAAATGACTGTTTCTGTGACGAAGGAATATCTGTGGCATATTTTAAACTATAATCAATAGGCTGATCCACATGATGTTTCTCTTCATTGTATTTTATGCTATAATTTGTTggtctctcttcttcttcatgCTGTTCTTCTTCAGAGTAACGTTCACTATAGTTGGTAGGCTTATCATCTTCATAGTCATCTTCTTGACACAAAGACTGGCTTACATTTTGATTAATTCCATGATTAGAACCCACTCGATTTGTTTCTGAACCGTTGGCTCCCCGTGACCTGTATGGAGAAACACATTCCTGCTGTCCAAAATGTGGTTGGAACTTGAGGTGTTTATCATCAGTGCTCTCAGTATAAACAGGATAAGTTGTACTTTGACTCCTTGATTGTCTTTGCtcactttgttttatttcatcttctatTATGTGTTTGGGTCTTGCCCATCTTTCATTCTGTGAAGGACTTTGCCTTCCAGAGTTCAACTGCTCATCTGAATATTTAAGACTATAATTTATTGGTGTATCTAGTTCTCCATCATTATCATCCATATGATTTGCACTATGTATTTTATGGGCTAGGTCGGCTGGGTATTGACCATAACTGCAAAACTTACTTTCATCATCTTCAGAATAGGATTCAATTGACGGTTTCATTTGACCTCTTTTACCATAACCATCACTACTACTGACACTATTTAAACTATCATTCGAAGATCTCTTGTATTCTAATTTGGCGTAAGGCATAGAACATGTCCTATTTGAATTTTCTGACTTAGTGAAATTGTAAGTGTTTGAATGTGTATGGGCAGCAGAGCTTCTCCTAAGTGCATTTCTCTCATCTGTCACACAATGTAATTCAGTGGTAGACCCAGAACTCCTGTCTTCCTGAGAGGTATGAATGGCTGACACTTCTTCCATGACTTTGGCAATCTGGGCTGCAGTGGTGGTGATCTGCAAACCTCGCTTTGAAGAGGTTCCTGGATTTTCTGTTGCTGGATGGTAGTTGCCTAGACCAATTCCTCGTTCTCTCTCCAAACTTCTATCTTTTTCAGAACGAGAACTATCTAAGCTTCCTCTTGATGAAGAGGAGCTGGGTAACACTGTAGTATTCAAATATGGTGAAAGGACAGTCATGTTGCCAGCATTAAAATTGTCTGACCTATTATCATCATGTCGATTGGTGTCAAAAACATAATCACCATAGAGACTTTGCTTGTGTCTTTGCTTACTACGATGAGATGCCTTGGGACTTAAATTGTCTATATTGTCAAAAGTTTCTGACAAATGCTGAGCATCTAATTCTGCTTCTAGGGCTTTTTGTTTCCTAACATGAAGAGATGGCAAGCTTGAGCCAGGAGACATAATATTGGCATCCTTGTACTTCGCAGGCCTATTTGCCATGAGATTCCTTAAAGCTGCAGCACTTCCCATAGCAATCATTTTGTGCTTTGAATGAATGAGGTTCTTGAGCATGCTAACTGCTCCCATGTCCCATAATGCTTCCTGGTCTTTAGGATTTCTTGCTGAGAGATTCCACAAAGTTCCACAAGCATTACTGACTATTGTCAAACTATGAGATTTTAAGTGTTGTAATAAAGTCTGTAGACAGTTGTTCTCTCTTAGAATTTGCCTGAAATAAAATCAAGAGATCATAAAATTAAGGTCAAAATGTGTATCCAGTAACAAcaaataaaaggatagaaaacaATAGGCATAATATGATTGTACCAATTATCCTATAAATTCCAAGTATTCCACATCTCCTTCTGTTCTTTCTTATTTCATGTaatgtttactgttttaaaatactAATCTGTCACACTAAAAAAAGTAAAGGTGTTATTTTTGTCAATTCTACATTTCCTATTCTGACCCAATAGCTTAAAACATTTGCAGGAGGTGGGGCACGTACATTTACTCTATTCATATAACAGTTTCCCAATTTAAAAACTATCAATATATCATGAAATCCTATGCTGAATAGGAATTTTGTGGTAATTTAATCTATGGTTGGGTGCCACTCTGATATTGATATATCTTGGAAGAGGTAGATAGAATTGATTAAAGATCTTTCTGCAGTCAGTGCACATTATAAGCTCTTAGATTAGCACACTTACTTTTCAGAGTAATCTCTGTATTTTTTGGCTTGATTGTGTGATACTGCCATCCCTCTTACAAGTGCtcttggccggacatggtggcttatgcctcccagcactttgggaggctgaggagggtggatcacctgaggttaggagatcgaggccagcctggccaacatggtgaaaccctgtctctactaaaaatacaaaaattagctgggtgtggtggtgcatgcctatagtcccagctactcaggaggctaagctaggagaatcacttgggaggtggaggttgcagtgagccgagatcacaccactgcactccagcctggacaacagagtgagactccatctcaaaaaaaaaaaaaaaaaaaaaaaaagaaaaagaaaaaaagaaaagaaaaagtgctcTTTGGCAGACTGtgtgcttattatttttaaaaaataaagtaaattaaagCTTTCAAAACATTTAAGGCATATAAAAACAAGGCGTGAGGATCAGCATAATGAACTCTGGACATGAAAGAGCAACAGCTTGTTTAATGCAGGCAAACTGAAGATTAATGACAGCATATTCAGCTTTAGTGGGCTTTAAAATGGACTGGCAAGGGTACACAATAAGCTTTAACATGGTGGTCTTCTCTTAGCAGTCCAGTAGTTATAGGACTTAAGAAATCTTCTCTGCATAGCAGAAAGGGAGACTAAGCTTGTAGTTTCTGCATCACagacttaaaaaatgaataagctATAAAAAACCCcatatttttggccaggtgcagtagcccatgcctataatcccagcactttggaggctgaggggggcggatcacctaaggtcaggatgttcaaggccagcctggccaacatggtgaagccccatctctactaaaaatttgccaggcatggtgggggctacctgtaatcccagctactcgggaggccgaggcaggagaatcacttgaactccaaaggcagaggttgcagtgagcagagattgtgccactgcactctaccctgggcaacagagtgagacttcaactcaaaaagaaagaaagaaaaaaaaaaagacagttgtaTTTTTGTTGACATAATACAGAATCCGAGTTCTGAAAATGTGTGCCCTGTATCTGAGGCACTCTTTTAGGTTTTGCAACTCTAGCAGATTGGATGAATGGCTGTTAgctaaataatattatttactggccgggcgcagtggctcacgcctgtaatcccagcacttagggagcctgagacaggtgggtcactggaggccaggagttcaagagcagcaggacaacgtggtgaaacctcatctctaccaaaaaatagaaaaactagccaggtgtggtggcgtgcatctgtagtcccagctagttgg
The Chlorocebus sabaeus isolate Y175 chromosome 23, mChlSab1.0.hap1, whole genome shotgun sequence DNA segment above includes these coding regions:
- the APC gene encoding adenomatous polyposis coli protein isoform X9, whose amino-acid sequence is MYTSLGSGPVAALPVSVPPSTLRSWSTGGSKSCVRQETKSPGGARTSGHWASVWQEVLKQLQGSIEDEAMASSGQIDLLERLKELNLDSSNFPGVKLRSKMSLRSYGSREGSVSSRSGECSPVPMGSFPRRGFVNGSRESTGYLEELEKERSLLLADLDKEEKEKDWYYAQLQNLTKRIDSLPLTENFSLQTDMTRRQLEYEARQIRVAMEEQLGTCQDMEKRAQRRIARIQQIEKDILRIRQLLQSQATEAERSSQNKHETGSHDAERQNEGQGVAEINMATSGNGQGSTTRMDHETASVLSSSSTHSAPRRLTSHLGTKIRAYCETCWEWQEAHEQGMDQDKNPMPAPVEHQICPAVCVLMKLSFDEEHRHAMNELGGLQAIAELLQVDCEMYGLTNDHYSITLRRYAGMALTNLTFGDVANKATLCSMKGCMRALVAQLKSESEDLQQVIASVLRNLSWRADVNSKKTLREVGSVKALMECALEVKKESTLKSVLSALWNLSAHCTENKADICAVDGALAFLVGTLTYRSQTNTLAIIESGGGILRNVSSLIATNEDHRQILRENNCLQTLLQHLKSHSLTIVSNACGTLWNLSARNPKDQEALWDMGAVSMLKNLIHSKHKMIAMGSAAALRNLMANRPAKYKDANIMSPGSSLPSLHVRKQKALEAELDAQHLSETFDNIDNLSPKASHRSKQRHKQSLYGDYVFDTNRHDDNRSDNFNAGNMTVLSPYLNTTVLPSSSSSRGSLDSSRSEKDRSLERERGIGLGNYHPATENPGTSSKRGLQITTTAAQIAKVMEEVSAIHTSQEDRSSGSTTELHCVTDERNALRRSSAAHTHSNTYNFTKSENSNRTCSMPYAKLEYKRSSNDSLNSVSSSDGYGKRGQMKPSIESYSEDDESKFCSYGQYPADLAHKIHSANHMDDNDGELDTPINYSLKYSDEQLNSGRQSPSQNERWARPKHIIEDEIKQSEQRQSRSQSTTYPVYTESTDDKHLKFQPHFGQQECVSPYRSRGANGSETNRVGSNHGINQNVSQSLCQEDDYEDDKPTNYSERYSEEEQHEEEERPTNYSIKYNEEKHHVDQPIDYSLKYATDIPSSQKQSFSFSKSSSGQSTKTEHISSSSENTSTPSSNAKRQNQLHPSSAQSRSGQTQKAATCKVSSINQETIQTYCVEDTPICFSRCSSLSSLSSAEDEIGCDQTTQEADSANTLQIAEVKDKIGTRSTEDPVSEVPAVSQHTRTKSSRLQGSSLSSESTRHKAVEFSSGAKSPSKSGAQTPKSPPEHYVQETPLMFSRCTSVSSLDSFESRSIASSVQSEPCSGMVSGIISPSDLPDSPGQTMPPSRSKTPPPPPQTAQTKREVPKNKTPTAEKRESGPKQAAVNAAVQRVQVLPDADTLLHFATESTPDGFSCSSSLSALSLDEPFIQKDVELRIMPPVQENDNGNETESEQPKESNENQEKEAEKTIDSEKDLLDDSDDDDIEILEECIISAMPTKSSRKAKKPAQTASKLPPPVARKPSQLPVYKLLPSQNRLQPQKHVSFTPGDDMPRVYCVEGTPINFSTATSLSDLTIESPPNELAAGEGVRAGAQSGEFEKRDTIPTEGRSTDEAQGGKTSSVTIPELDDNKAEEGDILAECINSAMPKGKSHKPFRVKKIMDQVQQASASSSATNKNQLDGKKKKPTSPVKPIPQNTEYRTRIRKNADSKNNLNAERVFSDNKDSKKQNLKNNSKDFNDKLPNNEDRVRGSFAFDSPHHYTPIEGTPYCFSRNDSLSSLDFDDDDVDLSREKAELRKVKENKESEAKVTSHTELTSNQQSASKTQAIAKHPINRGQLKPILQKQSTFPQSSKDIPDRGAATDEKLQNFAIENTPVCFSHNSSLSSLSDIDQENNNNKENEPIKETEPPDSQREPSKPQASGYAPKSFHVEDTPVCFSRNSSLSSLSIDSEDDLLQECISSAMPKKKKPSRLKGDNEKHSPRNMGGMLAEDLTLDLKDIQRPDSEHGLSPDSENFDWKAIQEGANSIVSSLHQAAAAACLSRQASSDSDSILSLKSGISLGSPFHLTPDQEEKPFTSNKGPRILKPGEKSTLETKKIESESKGIKGGKKVYKSLITGKVRSNSEISGQMKQPLQANMPSISRGRTMIHIPGVRNSSSSTSPVSKKGPPLKTPASKSPSEGQTATTSPRGAKPSVKSELSPVARQTSQIGGSSKAPSRSGSRDSTPSRPAQQPLSRPIQSPGRNSISPGRNGISPPNKLSQLPRTSSPSTASTKSSGSGKMSYTSPGRQMSQQNLTKQTGLSKNASSIPRSESASKGLNQVNNGNGANKKVELSRMSSTKSSGSESDRSERPVLVRQSTFIKEAPSPTLRRKLEESASFESLSPSSRPASPTRSQAQTPVLSPSLPDMSLSTHSSVQAGGWRKLPPNLSPTIEYNDGRPAKRHDIARSHSESPSRLPINRSGTWKREHSKHSSSLPRVSTWRRTGSSSSILSASSESSEKAKSEDEKHVNSISGTKQSKENQVSAKGTWRKIKENEISPTNSTSQTVSSGATNGAESKTLIYQMAPAVSKTEDVWVRIEDCPINNPRSGRSPAGNTPPVIDSVSEKGNPNKDSKDNQAKQNVGNGSVPMRTVGLENRLNSFIQVDAPDQKGTETKPGQNNPVPVSETNESSIVERTPFSSSSSSKHSSPSGTVAARVTPFNYNPSPRKSSADSTSARPSQIPTPVNNNTKKRDSKTDSTESSGTQSPKRHSGSYLVTSV
- the APC gene encoding adenomatous polyposis coli protein isoform X7 is translated as MYTSLGSGPVAALPVSVPPSTLRSWSTGGSKSCVRQETKSPGGARTSGHWASVWQEVLKQLQGSIEDEAMASSGQIDLLERLKELNLDSSNFPGVKLRSKMSLRSYGSREGSVSSRSGECSPVPMGSFPRRGFVNGSRESTGYLEELEKERSLLLADLDKEEKEKDWYYAQLQNLTKRIDSLPLTENFSLQTDMTRRQLEYEARQIRVAMEEQLGTCQDMEKRAQRRIARIQQIEKDILRIRQLLQSQATEAERSSQNKHETGSHDAERQNEGQGVAEINMATSGNGQGSTTRMDHETASVLSSSSTHSAPRRLTSHLGTKIRAYCETCWEWQEAHEQGMDQDKNPMPAPVEHQICPAVCVLMKLSFDEEHRHAMNELGRKATRGISSQELGQGLSGGLQAIAELLQVDCEMYGLTNDHYSITLRRYAGMALTNLTFGDVANKATLCSMKGCMRALVAQLKSESEDLQQVIASVLRNLSWRADVNSKKTLREVGSVKALMECALEVKKESTLKSVLSALWNLSAHCTENKADICAVDGALAFLVGTLTYRSQTNTLAIIESGGGILRNVSSLIATNEDHRQILRENNCLQTLLQHLKSHSLTIVSNACGTLWNLSARNPKDQEALWDMGAVSMLKNLIHSKHKMIAMGSAAALRNLMANRPAKYKDANIMSPGSSLPSLHVRKQKALEAELDAQHLSETFDNIDNLSPKASHRSKQRHKQSLYGDYVFDTNRHDDNRSDNFNAGNMTVLSPYLNTTVLPSSSSSRGSLDSSRSEKDRSLERERGIGLGNYHPATENPGTSSKRGLQITTTAAQIAKVMEEVSAIHTSQEDRSSGSTTELHCVTDERNALRRSSAAHTHSNTYNFTKSENSNRTCSMPYAKLEYKRSSNDSLNSVSSSDGYGKRGQMKPSIESYSEDDESKFCSYGQYPADLAHKIHSANHMDDNDGELDTPINYSLKYSDEQLNSGRQSPSQNERWARPKHIIEDEIKQSEQRQSRSQSTTYPVYTESTDDKHLKFQPHFGQQECVSPYRSRGANGSETNRVGSNHGINQNVSQSLCQEDDYEDDKPTNYSERYSEEEQHEEEERPTNYSIKYNEEKHHVDQPIDYSLKYATDIPSSQKQSFSFSKSSSGQSTKTEHISSSSENTSTPSSNAKRQNQLHPSSAQSRSGQTQKAATCKVSSINQETIQTYCVEDTPICFSRCSSLSSLSSAEDEIGCDQTTQEADSANTLQIAEVKDKIGTRSTEDPVSEVPAVSQHTRTKSSRLQGSSLSSESTRHKAVEFSSGAKSPSKSGAQTPKSPPEHYVQETPLMFSRCTSVSSLDSFESRSIASSVQSEPCSGMVSGIISPSDLPDSPGQTMPPSRSKTPPPPPQTAQTKREVPKNKTPTAEKRESGPKQAAVNAAVQRVQVLPDADTLLHFATESTPDGFSCSSSLSALSLDEPFIQKDVELRIMPPVQENDNGNETESEQPKESNENQEKEAEKTIDSEKDLLDDSDDDDIEILEECIISAMPTKSSRKAKKPAQTASKLPPPVARKPSQLPVYKLLPSQNRLQPQKHVSFTPGDDMPRVYCVEGTPINFSTATSLSDLTIESPPNELAAGEGVRAGAQSGEFEKRDTIPTEGRSTDEAQGGKTSSVTIPELDDNKAEEGDILAECINSAMPKGKSHKPFRVKKIMDQVQQASASSSATNKNQLDGKKKKPTSPVKPIPQNTEYRTRIRKNADSKNNLNAERVFSDNKDSKKQNLKNNSKDFNDKLPNNEDRVRGSFAFDSPHHYTPIEGTPYCFSRNDSLSSLDFDDDDVDLSREKAELRKVKENKESEAKVTSHTELTSNQQSASKTQAIAKHPINRGQLKPILQKQSTFPQSSKDIPDRGAATDEKLQNFAIENTPVCFSHNSSLSSLSDIDQENNNNKENEPIKETEPPDSQREPSKPQASGYAPKSFHVEDTPVCFSRNSSLSSLSIDSEDDLLQECISSAMPKKKKPSRLKGDNEKHSPRNMGGMLAEDLTLDLKDIQRPDSEHGLSPDSENFDWKAIQEGANSIVSSLHQAAAAACLSRQASSDSDSILSLKSGISLGSPFHLTPDQEEKPFTSNKGPRILKPGEKSTLETKKIESESKGIKGGKKVYKSLITGKVRSNSEISGQMKQPLQANMPSISRGRTMIHIPGVRNSSSSTSPVSKKGPPLKTPASKSPSEGQTATTSPRGAKPSVKSELSPVARQTSQIGGSSKAPSRSGSRDSTPSRPAQQPLSRPIQSPGRNSISPGRNGISPPNKLSQLPRTSSPSTASTKSSGSGKMSYTSPGRQMSQQNLTKQTGLSKNASSIPRSESASKGLNQVNNGNGANKKVELSRMSSTKSSGSESDRSERPVLVRQSTFIKEAPSPTLRRKLEESASFESLSPSSRPASPTRSQAQTPVLSPSLPDMSLSTHSSVQAGGWRKLPPNLSPTIEYNDGRPAKRHDIARSHSESPSRLPINRSGTWKREHSKHSSSLPRVSTWRRTGSSSSILSASSESSEKAKSEDEKHVNSISGTKQSKENQVSAKGTWRKIKENEISPTNSTSQTVSSGATNGAESKTLIYQMAPAVSKTEDVWVRIEDCPINNPRSGRSPAGNTPPVIDSVSEKGNPNKDSKDNQAKQNVGNGSVPMRTVGLENRLNSFIQVDAPDQKGTETKPGQNNPVPVSETNESSIVERTPFSSSSSSKHSSPSGTVAARVTPFNYNPSPRKSSADSTSARPSQIPTPVNNNTKKRDSKTDSTESSGTQSPKRHSGSYLVTSV
- the APC gene encoding adenomatous polyposis coli protein isoform X11, whose protein sequence is MAAASYDQLLKQVEALKMENSNLRQELEDNSNHLTKLETEASNMKEVLKQLQGSIEDEAMASSGQIDLLERLKELNLDSSNFPGVKLRSKMSLRSYGSREGSVSSRSGECSPVPMGSFPRRGFVNGSRESTGYLEELEKERSLLLADLDKEEKEKDWYYAQLQNLTKRIDSLPLTENFSLQTDMTRRQLEYEARQIRVAMEEQLGTCQDMEKRAQRRIARIQQIEKDILRIRQLLQSQATEAERSSQNKHETGSHDAERQNEGQGVAEINMATSGNGQGSTTRMDHETASVLSSSSTHSAPRRLTSHLGTKIRAYCETCWEWQEAHEQGMDQDKNPMPAPVEHQICPAVCVLMKLSFDEEHRHAMNELGGLQAIAELLQVDCEMYGLTNDHYSITLRRYAGMALTNLTFGDVANKATLCSMKGCMRALVAQLKSESEDLQQVIASVLRNLSWRADVNSKKTLREVGSVKALMECALEVKKESTLKSVLSALWNLSAHCTENKADICAVDGALAFLVGTLTYRSQTNTLAIIESGGGILRNVSSLIATNEDHRQILRENNCLQTLLQHLKSHSLTIVSNACGTLWNLSARNPKDQEALWDMGAVSMLKNLIHSKHKMIAMGSAAALRNLMANRPAKYKDANIMSPGSSLPSLHVRKQKALEAELDAQHLSETFDNIDNLSPKASHRSKQRHKQSLYGDYVFDTNRHDDNRSDNFNAGNMTVLSPYLNTTVLPSSSSSRGSLDSSRSEKDRSLERERGIGLGNYHPATENPGTSSKRGLQITTTAAQIAKVMEEVSAIHTSQEDRSSGSTTELHCVTDERNALRRSSAAHTHSNTYNFTKSENSNRTCSMPYAKLEYKRSSNDSLNSVSSSDGYGKRGQMKPSIESYSEDDESKFCSYGQYPADLAHKIHSANHMDDNDGELDTPINYSLKYSDEQLNSGRQSPSQNERWARPKHIIEDEIKQSEQRQSRSQSTTYPVYTESTDDKHLKFQPHFGQQECVSPYRSRGANGSETNRVGSNHGINQNVSQSLCQEDDYEDDKPTNYSERYSEEEQHEEEERPTNYSIKYNEEKHHVDQPIDYSLKYATDIPSSQKQSFSFSKSSSGQSTKTEHISSSSENTSTPSSNAKRQNQLHPSSAQSRSGQTQKAATCKVSSINQETIQTYCVEDTPICFSRCSSLSSLSSAEDEIGCDQTTQEADSANTLQIAEVKDKIGTRSTEDPVSEVPAVSQHTRTKSSRLQGSSLSSESTRHKAVEFSSGAKSPSKSGAQTPKSPPEHYVQETPLMFSRCTSVSSLDSFESRSIASSVQSEPCSGMVSGIISPSDLPDSPGQTMPPSRSKTPPPPPQTAQTKREVPKNKTPTAEKRESGPKQAAVNAAVQRVQVLPDADTLLHFATESTPDGFSCSSSLSALSLDEPFIQKDVELRIMPPVQENDNGNETESEQPKESNENQEKEAEKTIDSEKDLLDDSDDDDIEILEECIISAMPTKSSRKAKKPAQTASKLPPPVARKPSQLPVYKLLPSQNRLQPQKHVSFTPGDDMPRVYCVEGTPINFSTATSLSDLTIESPPNELAAGEGVRAGAQSGEFEKRDTIPTEGRSTDEAQGGKTSSVTIPELDDNKAEEGDILAECINSAMPKGKSHKPFRVKKIMDQVQQASASSSATNKNQLDGKKKKPTSPVKPIPQNTEYRTRIRKNADSKNNLNAERVFSDNKDSKKQNLKNNSKDFNDKLPNNEDRVRGSFAFDSPHHYTPIEGTPYCFSRNDSLSSLDFDDDDVDLSREKAELRKVKENKESEAKVTSHTELTSNQQSASKTQAIAKHPINRGQLKPILQKQSTFPQSSKDIPDRGAATDEKLQNFAIENTPVCFSHNSSLSSLSDIDQENNNNKENEPIKETEPPDSQREPSKPQASGYAPKSFHVEDTPVCFSRNSSLSSLSIDSEDDLLQECISSAMPKKKKPSRLKGDNEKHSPRNMGGMLAEDLTLDLKDIQRPDSEHGLSPDSENFDWKAIQEGANSIVSSLHQAAAAACLSRQASSDSDSILSLKSGISLGSPFHLTPDQEEKPFTSNKGPRILKPGEKSTLETKKIESESKGIKGGKKVYKSLITGKVRSNSEISGQMKQPLQANMPSISRGRTMIHIPGVRNSSSSTSPVSKKGPPLKTPASKSPSEGQTATTSPRGAKPSVKSELSPVARQTSQIGGSSKAPSRSGSRDSTPSRPAQQPLSRPIQSPGRNSISPGRNGISPPNKLSQLPRTSSPSTASTKSSGSGKMSYTSPGRQMSQQNLTKQTGLSKNASSIPRSESASKGLNQVNNGNGANKKVELSRMSSTKSSGSESDRSERPVLVRQSTFIKEAPSPTLRRKLEESASFESLSPSSRPASPTRSQAQTPVLSPSLPDMSLSTHSSVQAGGWRKLPPNLSPTIEYNDGRPAKRHDIARSHSESPSRLPINRSGTWKREHSKHSSSLPRVSTWRRTGSSSSILSASSESSEKAKSEDEKHVNSISGTKQSKENQVSAKGTWRKIKENEISPTNSTSQTVSSGATNGAESKTLIYQMAPAVSKTEDVWVRIEDCPINNPRSGRSPAGNTPPVIDSVSEKGNPNKDSKDNQAKQNVGNGSVPMRTVGLENRLNSFIQVDAPDQKGTETKPGQNNPVPVSETNESSIVERTPFSSSSSSKHSSPSGTVAARVTPFNYNPSPRKSSADSTSARPSQIPTPVNNNTKKRDSKTDSTESSGTQSPKRHSGSYLVTSV